ACACCGTGAACCTCGTGTACGGGAAGACCGGTGGTTCCGCGGTGACCGTGAAGTTCGGTTACCGGAAGGGCCACACGACGCACCTCAGCAATGCGTACACGGTCAAGAAGGGCGACACGAAGACGTTCAAGTTCAAGAACGTGAACCTGGGCTGCAGCACCATCTACGGCGTCCTGGCGGTCGAGGGTCAGGACGACTTCGAGACCCCGGGTCTGCACAACACCGGCTGCTGACCGGCCTCCTCGCCGCCCGGTGCCCCTCGGCGCCGGGCGGCGCACGCGTCTCCGCGGCCCCGAGACGCTTCAGGGGCAGCCTCGGTCGGTGGCATTCCGGCCAACCGTGCGGGAGTGACAGTCGGCTCGGCCCTGCCGTCCCCGTGCTCAGCCGGCGCCCTGAGGATTTGTTGACGTGGCGGCCGGATCGTCGAGGAAGGCAGCCACGGCGAACTGCTGCGCCGAGGTGGCCGCTACGCCGATTTCTGGAACGTTTCCCTGACGCCGGCAGCGGAAGCGTGAGCCGACAGGGCGGGCTCAAGGCACGAGGACCAGCTTGCCCTTCGTCCGGCGGCCCAGCAGATCCTCGTGCGCAGCACGTGCGGATCCGAGGTCGTACTCGGCGCCGACCAGCGGCCGCAGGCGACCGCGTGCCGTGAGCCCGACCAGTTCTTCCAGTGCCGTTCCGCCCGCTCCCTCGCGGGTGAGGAGCGGAATGAGCCAGAACCCGCCAACCGTGATGCTCTCCACCGCCAGGCGGTGCGGTGGGACGGCGGTGGCGGCCTGCCGGGACGAAGACCCGTAGGTCACCAACCTCCCGAGAAACCCCAGCGCGTCCAGAGCGGAATCGAGGACCGGCCCCCCGACGGCATCCAGGACGATGTCGACCGGCTGCCCCTGGTTGGCGTCGAGGATCCGCTCCCGGTAGCCCTCCGCCGCGCCGTCGACGGCCACATCGGCGCCGAGTTCCAGGGCGAAGGCGCGCTTCTCCTCGGATGATGCGGTGGCGATGACGCGACCTGCCCCGAACGCGCGGGCCAGCTGAACGGCGAGGCTGCCTGTGCCACCCGCGGCGGCGTGGACCACGACGCTCTCCCCGGGCCGGACCCGCGCGACCGACCTCAGCAGGTGCCAGGCCGTCAGACCCTGCACGAGCAGCGCCAGCGCCGCACCCGCGCTCACGCCCTGCGGCAACACCACCAGATCGCGCTCGGCGACGACGGTCTTCGCGGCGTAGCCACCCTGTCGCACGTAGCCGAGGACCCGTCGGCCGTCCGCGGTCCGGCCGACGACCTCCATCCCGGGGATGTGCGGCAGGGGTCCCTTCTGCGCGTACGGTCCCTCGGTGAGCTCGCCGGCGATCTGCTTGATGTCGCCGAAGTTGACGCCTGCGGCCGCCACCTCGACCAGGGTCTCGCCCGGACCCGCCACTGGATCCGGCACGTCGGCCTCCTCCAGGACCTCAGGTCCACCGAACCGTTCGAACCGCATGGCGCGCATGCACACCCCTCCCACTCCGAAGATCCCCGCCGTCAACCTACGTCCCGAACTCCTGGAGCCGCATGACCGGCCGCGCGGGTGCGGGAGAGGCTGAAGAGCGGTCCTGTACCCCTCCTGTGATCAGCCGGCGATCAGCGGGTGAGGTGGGCCACGACCTGATCGCCCACCGGGTGCCTCCGCTCACGCACCGTGTTTTCTGTCGCTCTTCGGTCACCGCGCCCACGCCCCCGCCACGCCTGATGGCGATATGCGATGTCCTGCCGACAATGCGTAATTTCACCCCAAGTGTGATGGGGGCCACAGCGGTGCGGCGGCGTCTGTGCGCATGCTGCGCGGGGGCCCAGCGAGAGAGTGAGAACGCCGATGTCCCCATCCCGCCGATCCATGGCCGTGACGGCCGGTGTGCTGGCCGCCACCACGCTGGTGGTGACGGCCGGTGGCGTCAGCGGCGCTACGGCCCCCCGGCCCGCCGACGCCAAGGGCGCGAGTACCTCCGCACCGGTGCTGCCCGCGCGCTTCACCCAGCAGAAGGTCCAGTGGACGGCCTGCGGCGCGGACGTCACCCCCAAGGCCGTGCCCGGCGCGGAGTGCGGCTGGGTGAAGGTGCCCGTCGACTACGCCGCCCCGAACGGGGAGACCGTGAAACTGCGGGTGTCGCGGGTGCAGGCCAAGGACCACGCCCATCGGCTGGGGTCGCTGGTCTTCAACCCCGGCGGGCCCGGCGCGGGCGGTGCCGCCGACGTGGCCGACGGAAACTGGCAGGCCGGCGAGCAGGCTCGGGCCCGCTACGACCTGGTGGGCTTCGACCCGCGCGGCACAGCCGGCTCCGGGCAGATCAAGTGCCCCGACGGCGTGGCGCAGGAGCCCGAGAACCCGCCGCGTACCGAAGCGGAAGCCACGAAGGCGTTCGCCGACGGGGCCCGGCGCGCCCGGGCATGCCAACGGGCGAGCGGTGCCGTTCTCGCGCACATGGACAGCGTGAGCGTCGCGCGCGACATGGATGTGCTGCGTACGGTCCTGGGCGACGCCAAGCTGAACTACACGGGCTTCTCCTACGGCACCTTCATCGGCCAGCAGTACCTGAAGCTGTTCCCCGGCAAGGTGGGCCGGATGGTGCTCGACGGTGTCGTCAACCCCGCCGCCGACATGCGGCAGGTCGCCCGGCTCGACGTCAAGACCTCCGATGACGCGGTGCGCCGCTACGCCCACGACCTCGTCGCGCGCGGGGACCACCGGCTGGGGTCCACGACCGAGGAGATCCTGCGGACGCTCACCACCTTCGCCACGAAGCTGGACCGGAAGCCGCTGCGGGCGGCCGGCGGCGAGGAATTCACCAACGCCGCCCTGTCCACGTACCTGGGCATGGCGGTGACGGGCGAAGTGAGCTGGAAGCGGCTGACCCCGGCGCTGGTGGCCGCGCTGCACGGCGACGTGTCCGCACTCGATCGTCTGGACGCCGGCGCGGCCGGCGAGAGCGGTGGCGGAAAGCCGACGCCGCAGGAGCAGCGGACCGAGGAAAACGAGTCCGTGAGCATGTCGGGGGTGCTGTGCCTGGACTCCCCGTCCGCGCCGAAGTCCCCGAAGGAGATGCTTGACACCGCCGACGCGTTCGCCAAGCAGTCGCCGCTCTTCGGCCGTTCCTACGCCTGGCAGATGATCGACTGCGCGACCTGGCCGATCGCCCCCACCGGTGCGGCCGAGCCGGTCAAGGCATCAGGTGCGGCGCCGGTGCTGCTGGTGTCGTACACCGACGATCAGCTGACTCCGCTGGCGAACGCACGGGCGGTGCACCGGCAGTTGGACCACAGCTCGCTCCTGGTGCGCACGGGCCAGGGGCACGGGGCGTACGCCTCGGAGCGCCCGTCCACCTGCACCGACCGTGCCGTCGACAGATATCTCGTCGGGGGACAGCTGCCGGACAAGACCGTCACCTGCCCGGCCTGACACCGGCAGACCGCGCCGCTCCCGTACCGAGGGCGTCACCATGCGGGCCTGAGCGAGCGCCGGAACGCAGGTCAGTCGGCGCGGCCGGTGGCGGCGACGGTCACCCCGAGGCCGATCATGGCGAAGCCGCCCGCTCCGCCGATCATTGACAGCCGGCGCTCGGAGCGGGCGAACCAGTTGCGCGCCGCCGAAGCGCTCAGTCCCCACACCGTGTCGGTGATCAGGCCGATGCAGATCGGAA
The sequence above is a segment of the Streptomyces lydicus genome. Coding sequences within it:
- a CDS encoding quinone oxidoreductase family protein, translating into MPDPVAGPGETLVEVAAAGVNFGDIKQIAGELTEGPYAQKGPLPHIPGMEVVGRTADGRRVLGYVRQGGYAAKTVVAERDLVVLPQGVSAGAALALLVQGLTAWHLLRSVARVRPGESVVVHAAAGGTGSLAVQLARAFGAGRVIATASSEEKRAFALELGADVAVDGAAEGYRERILDANQGQPVDIVLDAVGGPVLDSALDALGFLGRLVTYGSSSRQAATAVPPHRLAVESITVGGFWLIPLLTREGAGGTALEELVGLTARGRLRPLVGAEYDLGSARAAHEDLLGRRTKGKLVLVP
- a CDS encoding alpha/beta hydrolase encodes the protein MSPSRRSMAVTAGVLAATTLVVTAGGVSGATAPRPADAKGASTSAPVLPARFTQQKVQWTACGADVTPKAVPGAECGWVKVPVDYAAPNGETVKLRVSRVQAKDHAHRLGSLVFNPGGPGAGGAADVADGNWQAGEQARARYDLVGFDPRGTAGSGQIKCPDGVAQEPENPPRTEAEATKAFADGARRARACQRASGAVLAHMDSVSVARDMDVLRTVLGDAKLNYTGFSYGTFIGQQYLKLFPGKVGRMVLDGVVNPAADMRQVARLDVKTSDDAVRRYAHDLVARGDHRLGSTTEEILRTLTTFATKLDRKPLRAAGGEEFTNAALSTYLGMAVTGEVSWKRLTPALVAALHGDVSALDRLDAGAAGESGGGKPTPQEQRTEENESVSMSGVLCLDSPSAPKSPKEMLDTADAFAKQSPLFGRSYAWQMIDCATWPIAPTGAAEPVKASGAAPVLLVSYTDDQLTPLANARAVHRQLDHSSLLVRTGQGHGAYASERPSTCTDRAVDRYLVGGQLPDKTVTCPA